The genome window accaaatagcgggggaagtacttcgccccaagccagtgggcctgtccctcctcccatggagtggccaagggggaaagggcaggagaaccagaactagaaacggtaccttttcttttgaaagacttggccacagagcgacctgatacatgttgacgtttcatctgcgaaacgtccgccccgataccacccactccgaccaggggctctccccacaggcgccacccagccgcagcaagggccacctggcaggatgaccattgccgggagtcctgatgccccaaggagatgggcatctactccttggccgacgtggggagggtgcagctcaggtatcggcagtacgatccctgtgttgtcagggggctacaacctagagggtacatgacgaccccaccacaacgggctggctaccatgctggatttctggtgccatggaaagtccatcacgattgctggtgcagatggagatgcactatgggcgtaacttggacaacccatcaggcgtttagccccaatttgaggaatagtgggtatggttacaatgccgatgcaatgctgagtgccaaggtcttagtgcacttaggaccagtggtacaccatgtaaggtgtccttccccaaaaggctcgtacttctgtagaattttgaaaaaatggaggtcaaaccccaagggggaccattacatggaaggccgaaacggttgaaactccttttagtcgcctcttacgacaggcaggaatacctcaggcctattcttaccccggacccgcagggggtgatGCAAATTAAGTGTGGGATGCTAAAAATCTAAGTGAACGACTGACTTACAAAAAGTATATCAGACGATATCGCACCACAAACTTAAAACATTGTCGGCTACCCACACAGCCATAGTGTAAACTAGGTCTTTATACATCCACAAATTGTGTGGCGAATTACTATGCAGATTTACGGTATTCAGGTGCGTTAGAGAGGTAAGGCCAATGAACGATTCTGTTGTCTGAGACAAAGTCTGGCGAGGAGTGAGAAAAACTTAGAAACCTCCATATCGCTGTGATACCATTGAAGGCATGTATTGTTTAAGTACACAGGAAGTTACAGTGTGTATCTGTCTTCATGTTTCTTAGAAGCATAGTACTGTTAAGCTCAATTTGTCATATTCAAAGCAAAATTTTATTAGTGTGATTTGAGGTTTTCCCGGCGTagagaaatattgaaaatttttcgGGTATTCAGCCGCGTAGGGTCGTCCAAAAGCCGCAATATTTCGACAAGCCAACTTCTtcccatcttcaggcgttcttggtgtctgatctctgatggatgccgaCTTTGTATAATCTCCAACCCTTTCCCGCAGCTTCCTTCAGGGCGCTTCTGACCGGTCCGcggccggtggtggtggtggtggtggtggtggtggtggtggtggtggtgggggggggggagaagggtggCGCTGGGTGGTGGGGGAAGCACCTCTCACATGGACATGACAAGAACTACGATGTTACAGCAATCAAACACCTTCTGGGATTGTCtcctcaaagaggcagtggagatctgGCTGCATGACGAACTAAAAGACAGCAGTTTGCAGTTAAGCAAACCCTGGGATCAAGCTTAGAGTATGATTAAAACACAACGACAGTCTACACAGGCATCCGCTCGAGTTCCGCAAGCCCATGATCTGTCGCAGGACGCCGCCCTTCCCCCACCACTGACCGCAGACCGCTCGGAAGCGCCCAGACGGAGGCTGCGGGAGAGGGGTGGAGATTATAAAGTCGGCATTTCATCAGAGATCAGACAGACAACAAGAACGCCTGAAGAAGGAAAGAAGTCGGCTTGCCAAAATATTGCaccttttggacgacgctacccggctgaaAACCGAGGAATTTTCTGAATTTTACAAGTCTTTCTAGATTTGCTTTCGAAGGTACTGCTGAGACTTCTATAGCCAGAAAACCAactattataattttatttttacttgcagtttctaattaatgaataaatattctagaattacttcaatttgcaaaattaatttacaCCGTTTTAAAATATTGCAGTGactacacaaaaactgaaaatgatgGTAATTGCAATTTGTTAACTTACATAAAACTTTGTAGTGTTGTTGGTTTGTTTAAAGTGATGCTTGTTGGGAGATCACAGCAAGTTGTTCCCTGACTAGCATTATGAACTGTTGCAGTTGTATCATGCCAAGATGTATGTAAAGTAGTGGCTGAGCAAGCTAAGTGGAAAGGTACTTTTCTGAAGTTTCCAAAGGCAATTTGACTAAATGGAAGAATTAGTGAGTTCAGCTGTCTCAATTTATCTTAGACATCACTATTTCCCCATGTGTGTaagaagataaaaattaaaaaagtttctcTAAATATTAACTATAGTCAACAGTTGTAGAGCATCAACCCATAGAAGCGAGCACAGTGTTTCACTTCCTGCTCTGGAATGATTTTAAATACATTACACTTATTTTTCTGGAGCACTTTACACCAAGTAGTCATTAATTCCAGAACAGCACAAATCTACCCTTTGACACTGAATTATAGGTATCAGTGTATATGTCCCATGTTGGACCATTTTCATTGACAGCAGCCCATGTCCATGAAATAATGCCACTTATACTTGCCTTGTGACTGATTTTCCCCATATAGAcctgaaagcaagcaagcaagcaagctacTGTCTACAAACCTAATCAGTGGGTTAAGATAATCCAGGAAAGTGCTAGTAATGTGTTTTTGATGTGGAGCACTCCATGAATAAAGATTACAGAACCACCTCCAGTGTGAAAGAACCTGTCCTTCTGGCAAATAATTAGGAAAAGTGAAAACATAAAATCAAGAGTAATGTAAGATTTGTGTGACTGATTGGTACTCAATATTTCTTCTCACAAATATATTTCCGTTCCAACAGAAATGGAGTTTTAATCCTAGGTTGCTCAAATACGAAAATGACATACCAATAAAAGCCAAGTCAAATGCCATCAGGACGCAGCAGGTCATTATTGATACTTTAGTCCACgccaatagctgaatggtcagcatgacagactACCGTCctaagggtcccaggttcgattcgtggctgggttggggattttctgcactcagggactgcgtgtttgttttcttaatcatttcatccccatccagcacgcaggtcgcccaatgtggggtcaaatgtaataagacctccacAAAGGCGACTGGACCTGCCcagtaaggggcctcccagccaataacACCAAACGCTCGTTTCATTTCATCATTGATACTTTGAAGAAGTGATACTTTGAAGAAGTGATGCGGAAATATGAGACATGATAAGAGAAACTTGCTGATTCAAAAAATAGCCTGGGACTAACATTAAATGTATAAATGTATTATTCACAGTATTGTAAACATATGTAAGTCTAAATACTGTTTCTGTCTTGCTAACTTGGGCACTCTTATTGTGAAGCTGCACAACCTGTAATGCATTGACTTCCAGAACAGCACACAAGAACAGATTTTAACATTTCTTCATACTTTCATGATTCATTGTATTTCACTGTCTTATGTACACACATTCACATTGATTAGCTGCAGACAAACTACCAATACAAAAAAACTGAACATCAACTATATACAAAAATAATTGATTTTCTCTAAAGTAAGGTTGGCAGACTTCTGCTGCTCTGGAAGTCATCATTACGATTACATATAAATTTTCTAAAGATCTTCATTAACATTGAGAACAGGAGGATTAGAAGTAACAGGTCCTGTCATGAATCTTATTTATCATCTTTCAGTCTGTCAAGACAGTGGCTTGTTAGTGTACAGATCTGTTTCCACATAGCTTTTGAACATAATTCACACatatgaaacatttccaggcacgTAAAAGATATTCAATTTAATAAGAAACTTTACTGTACTTTTTTTGCAAATACAAAAGTGTTTATCACAGTTTTAATAAGACATTCTagaaaaatttaatgaacaaatAATTCAGTATTATAAACAAGGAACAGATATCTTTTAAATAAAACCGACTGAATTCACATGTCGGATTTTGGTCTCTTGTCAACCCACTCTTTAATAGCCGGTATTTCATGTACTTTATTCTTGAGTGCAGCAAGGTTTGGATAATCTTTTGTTAGATCAAATCCAACCATAAAGTTCAGGTAGTCCAATATAGCTATGAAATACAGATCTGCCCATGAGAGCTGAAAGCAAAGATTTCACATTAACACTGCAGCATAACATACCTTATATCAAAATTGTGGTCAGTTGCAAAACAAGTCAATGAAGTACAACATATTACCCAACATTCTTTCAAAAGAATTTATCAACTTCATAATTCCTAGCAATTTAAATCATGATTTTGAAAAATTCTTGCAATTCTGGAAAACAATGTGTGCAACAGCTAGTTAGCCACAAATACTAAATACCCTCCTTAGCATAGTAAAAGCCTTAGTTCAGTTtgttaaattacttttttttatgtaGTATTAAAATTGTGAACTAGTGTTTCTTGATCTGAATGCAGATGTAAGTATTATACAATTTCATATATGCTAtagatttctttttcagtttttgtgactTAGCAATTTAACTGGATGTGACCGAGTTATTGTTGACAACCATCTCTGTCTGAATGCACCTGAAGATAACTACCATTTTTAAGATTACCGCACTTTAATCAGTATCACTACTCCACAAATTTCAATATTCTTCAGCTCACCTTGCCATTTGCCAGATAACCTCCATTTTCCTTCACCAGATTATCAAGTCTTGGCAATAAAAAtggtagagtttcattgaagaggGGTTCTTTTTTCTTCTCCTTCACAGCTTCATCAGTCTCATATGAATAATTTGCTATTTCTACAAAAATAATCcaacattaaataaaattaattttggcaGATACTTTGTtatttttatctaaaaaatatgcaACTAGAAAAATGAATCATTTTATTTTTACAATGGAGAACATACTCACTGATCAT of Schistocerca serialis cubense isolate TAMUIC-IGC-003099 chromosome 2, iqSchSeri2.2, whole genome shotgun sequence contains these proteins:
- the LOC126457015 gene encoding glutathione S-transferase-like; translation: MAPKYKLTYFPIMALGEPIRFLLSYGKAEFEDERCESEKWPSVKESMPFGQVPVLEIDGKRTWQSLAICRYLGKQMGLAGANDWEDLQIDMAIDTVTDLRLKIANYSYETDEAVKEKKKEPLFNETLPFLLPRLDNLVKENGGYLANGKLSWADLYFIAILDYLNFMVGFDLTKDYPNLAALKNKVHEIPAIKEWVDKRPKSDM